The Methylomicrobium agile genome has a segment encoding these proteins:
- a CDS encoding UPF0182 family protein produces MRNLKFLPALIGAILGIAVIIYVAFYFIFLDLFVDLWWFQSLKQEPYFWLRLLYRFFLSGGVTLAFFLIFFFHFWVASRYLGLNPPDEILTDLDKRRRFQRFADVFMSGSAKVYTPISLILAVFIAIPFYRQWESALLYFFGQPSGATDTVYGNDISFYLLSYPIYLLIQKELLTAAIVIFIAVGILYWLEHIFIPNQNKEYHIGAKIHLTVLIGFVVLFVVWGFMLDRFALLYNHSHEPVFFGPGFVEINYKLPLIWLGIFTFVAVAITGLLFIFSKEHRVKGPFFISSAAFLFVWFLPNVDSIPAAIQKYIVNPNPVKAEKPFMQHNIDATLNAYDLRNIKIVDQRINLNAAEDIATWSTQKRFENIPVWDREYLINSYQQLQEIRPYYAFFSVDEDRYFLLGHTRQVNLAAREVNIGKLPEAAHTWENTHLRYTHGSGAVATPAAQDADIPLVWYLRDLNLYSPVGLTTKNPDIYYGEGSYDYAVVPNTLNVVGLEPADPSIERQYTGEGGIPIPSWFRKALFAFYFKDEKIFFSISITDKSKMLIRRNITERINAMTPFLHLDKDPYLVVAKDRFYWIQDAYTLSKWYPASKPAADEYLEGDQPFNYIRNSVKIVVDAYDGAVDYYIADPSDVLINAYARAYPSLFKNMEEMPLELQKHLRYPRDLYYMQMKVFAKYHQTRPELFYEQAETWQFANVRGEEVKPYYQTMDFGNCNDKEEFVMINPMTPINRDNLSMIGVASILDKEACGNSYKPGITVYRFRKEVQVNGPAQVEALINQNPEISAQFTLWNQGGSRVELGRMVILPMGNTVLYVQPVYLVSTKVKIPELRRVIVSIGNEVVMEKTLWAALNRLKQTFIKEASESNGSGTAAPTAQ; encoded by the coding sequence ATGCGGAATCTGAAGTTCTTACCCGCGTTGATCGGAGCGATCCTGGGAATCGCGGTCATTATCTATGTTGCCTTCTATTTCATTTTCCTCGACCTATTCGTTGATTTATGGTGGTTCCAGTCGCTGAAACAGGAGCCGTACTTCTGGCTCCGGCTGCTTTACCGGTTTTTCCTGTCGGGCGGGGTCACGCTGGCTTTTTTCCTGATTTTCTTCTTTCATTTCTGGGTTGCCTCCCGCTATCTGGGCTTGAATCCGCCCGACGAAATTCTGACCGACCTGGATAAACGCCGCCGTTTCCAGCGCTTTGCCGATGTCTTCATGAGCGGTTCGGCCAAGGTCTATACGCCCATTTCGCTGATTTTGGCCGTCTTTATCGCGATCCCGTTCTATCGGCAATGGGAGTCGGCATTACTGTATTTTTTCGGCCAGCCGTCGGGCGCCACCGATACCGTTTACGGTAACGACATCAGTTTCTATTTGTTGTCTTATCCGATTTATCTGCTGATTCAAAAAGAATTGTTGACGGCCGCGATCGTCATTTTTATCGCGGTCGGCATTTTGTATTGGCTGGAGCATATCTTCATCCCCAACCAGAACAAGGAATATCACATCGGCGCGAAGATTCATCTGACCGTGCTGATCGGCTTTGTCGTGCTGTTCGTGGTCTGGGGCTTTATGCTGGATCGGTTTGCGCTGCTTTACAACCATTCGCACGAGCCGGTTTTCTTCGGGCCGGGGTTCGTCGAAATCAATTACAAGCTGCCGCTGATCTGGCTCGGCATCTTCACCTTTGTGGCGGTCGCGATAACCGGTCTGCTGTTCATTTTCTCGAAGGAACACCGCGTTAAAGGGCCGTTTTTCATTTCGTCGGCCGCATTTCTGTTTGTGTGGTTTTTGCCGAACGTCGACTCGATTCCCGCGGCTATCCAGAAATACATCGTCAATCCGAATCCGGTCAAAGCCGAAAAACCGTTCATGCAGCATAATATCGACGCGACGCTGAACGCTTATGACCTGAGAAACATCAAGATTGTCGATCAGCGTATCAATTTGAATGCGGCCGAAGACATCGCGACCTGGAGCACGCAAAAGCGTTTCGAGAATATTCCGGTCTGGGACCGGGAATATTTGATCAACAGTTATCAGCAGCTGCAGGAGATCCGGCCCTATTACGCCTTTTTCTCGGTCGACGAAGACCGCTACTTTTTGTTAGGCCATACCCGTCAGGTAAACTTGGCGGCCCGCGAAGTGAACATCGGCAAACTGCCCGAAGCGGCGCATACGTGGGAGAACACGCATTTGCGCTATACGCACGGAAGCGGTGCGGTGGCGACACCTGCCGCCCAGGATGCCGATATTCCGCTGGTCTGGTATCTGCGCGACCTGAATCTGTACTCGCCGGTCGGATTGACCACCAAAAATCCGGATATCTATTACGGCGAGGGAAGTTACGATTATGCCGTCGTGCCGAACACGCTCAACGTGGTCGGGCTTGAGCCTGCCGATCCCAGCATCGAACGTCAGTATACAGGCGAAGGGGGGATTCCGATTCCGTCCTGGTTCCGAAAGGCGCTGTTCGCGTTTTATTTCAAAGATGAAAAGATTTTCTTTTCGATCTCGATTACCGACAAAAGCAAAATGTTAATCCGCCGGAATATCACCGAACGGATCAATGCGATGACTCCCTTTCTGCATTTGGACAAGGATCCGTATCTGGTTGTGGCCAAGGACCGCTTCTATTGGATTCAGGACGCTTACACCCTATCGAAATGGTATCCGGCTTCGAAACCGGCCGCCGATGAATATCTCGAAGGCGACCAACCTTTCAATTACATCCGTAATTCGGTCAAAATTGTCGTGGATGCCTATGACGGCGCGGTCGACTATTATATTGCCGATCCGTCGGATGTGTTGATCAACGCCTATGCGCGGGCCTATCCCAGCCTGTTCAAGAACATGGAGGAAATGCCGCTCGAACTGCAAAAACATTTACGCTATCCGCGCGACCTCTATTACATGCAGATGAAGGTATTCGCCAAGTACCATCAGACGAGACCGGAACTGTTTTACGAACAGGCCGAAACCTGGCAGTTTGCGAATGTTCGCGGTGAAGAGGTCAAGCCTTATTATCAGACCATGGATTTCGGGAACTGCAACGACAAGGAAGAATTCGTGATGATCAACCCGATGACTCCGATCAATCGAGACAACCTGAGCATGATCGGGGTCGCCAGTATTCTGGACAAAGAAGCCTGCGGCAACAGTTACAAGCCCGGCATTACGGTTTACCGCTTCCGGAAGGAAGTGCAGGTGAACGGTCCCGCCCAGGTCGAAGCGTTAATCAATCAAAATCCGGAAATCTCCGCGCAGTTTACCTTGTGGAATCAGGGCGGTTCGCGGGTCGAACTGGGGCGCATGGTGATTTTGCCGATGGGCAATACGGTGTTGTACGTGCAGCCGGTCTATCTGGTGTCGACCAAGGTCAAGATACCGGAATTGCGGAGGGTGATCGTCTCGATCGGCAATGAAGTGGTGATGGAAAAAACCCTTTGGGCGGCACTCAATCGACTGAAGCAGACGTTTATAAAAGAAGCCTCGGAAAGCAATGGGTCGGGCACCGCGGCGCCTACCGCTCAGTAA
- a CDS encoding Rsd/AlgQ family anti-sigma factor: MATTVEPARPERRQRTAQLIDELQHERRDLWSLYCQIGELKPFNDVEPVKSKLMRFAEVLVDYVSLGHFGLYERILSGTERRESLIAVATDIYPEFSEVTELSVSFNDKYENADEASALTNLADDLSALGESLARRFELEDRLCGLMRR; encoded by the coding sequence ATGGCGACGACAGTAGAACCGGCGCGGCCGGAAAGACGACAGCGCACCGCTCAGCTGATCGATGAACTGCAACATGAAAGACGGGACTTGTGGTCCCTGTATTGCCAGATCGGCGAACTGAAGCCGTTCAACGACGTCGAACCGGTCAAGAGCAAGCTGATGCGATTTGCGGAAGTGCTGGTCGACTACGTTTCGCTCGGGCATTTCGGATTGTACGAAAGAATCCTGTCCGGCACCGAACGCCGCGAAAGCCTGATCGCGGTAGCGACCGACATCTATCCGGAATTTTCCGAGGTCACCGAGTTGTCGGTTTCTTTCAACGACAAATACGAAAACGCCGACGAGGCCTCCGCCTTGACGAACTTGGCGGACGATTTGTCCGCGCTGGGCGAATCGCTAGCCAGGCGGTTCGAACTGGAAGACCGGCTGTGCGGATTAATGCGGCGCTGA
- the gatB gene encoding Asp-tRNA(Asn)/Glu-tRNA(Gln) amidotransferase subunit GatB — MEWETVIGLEIHTQLATKSKIFSGAATAYGAEPNTQACAVDLGLPGVLPVLNREAVNMAVKFGLAIEAEIAPYSVFARKNYFYPDLPKGYQISQFELPIVGNGHLDIEVDGVTKRIGITRAHLEEDAGKSLHEDFHGLTGIDLNRAGTPLLEIVSEPDMRSAKEAVAYMRKLHELVRYLGICDGNMQEGSFRCDANVSVRPKGRKEFGTRAELKNINSFKFVEKAINYEVERQIDLIEAGGAVVQETRLYDAVKDLTRSMRSKEEANDYRYFPDPDLLPVYISEAFKAQVRTTMPELPDAKKQRFKDQFGLDDESTTILTSSRETADYFEALLAASACEAKLCANWVTGELSAALNKSGLEIAASPVGYQRLAGLLKRIDDNTISGKIAKQVFEVMWQGEAEADEIIETQGLKQITDTGAIEAIIDKIIADNPGQVEQYRSGKDKVFGFFVGQVMKAMQGKASPEEVNRMLKDKLHG, encoded by the coding sequence ATGGAATGGGAAACCGTCATCGGCCTGGAAATTCACACCCAGCTTGCCACGAAATCCAAAATTTTTTCCGGCGCCGCCACCGCCTACGGCGCCGAACCGAACACGCAGGCCTGCGCGGTCGATCTCGGCCTGCCCGGCGTCTTACCGGTATTGAACCGGGAAGCGGTCAATATGGCGGTCAAATTCGGCCTAGCGATCGAAGCCGAGATCGCGCCTTATTCGGTGTTCGCGCGTAAAAACTATTTTTACCCGGACCTGCCGAAAGGCTACCAGATCAGCCAGTTCGAATTGCCGATCGTCGGCAACGGCCATCTGGACATCGAGGTGGACGGCGTGACCAAACGGATCGGCATTACCCGCGCACATCTCGAAGAAGATGCGGGTAAATCGCTGCACGAGGATTTCCACGGCCTGACCGGGATCGATTTGAATCGGGCCGGTACGCCGCTGCTCGAAATCGTCTCCGAACCGGACATGCGTTCGGCGAAGGAAGCGGTCGCTTATATGCGCAAGCTGCACGAGCTGGTGCGCTACCTGGGCATTTGCGACGGCAACATGCAGGAAGGTTCGTTCCGCTGCGACGCGAACGTCTCGGTGCGCCCGAAGGGCCGGAAGGAGTTCGGCACCCGCGCCGAGCTGAAAAACATCAACTCGTTCAAATTCGTCGAAAAAGCGATCAACTATGAAGTCGAACGCCAGATCGACCTGATCGAAGCGGGCGGCGCCGTCGTCCAGGAAACCCGCCTTTACGATGCGGTAAAAGACCTGACCCGCTCGATGCGCAGCAAGGAAGAAGCGAACGACTACCGCTACTTCCCCGATCCCGACCTGCTGCCCGTGTACATTTCCGAAGCATTCAAGGCGCAGGTCCGGACCACGATGCCGGAACTGCCGGACGCGAAAAAGCAGCGCTTCAAGGACCAGTTCGGCCTCGACGACGAGAGCACGACGATTCTGACCTCCTCACGCGAAACGGCCGATTATTTCGAGGCGCTGCTGGCAGCCTCGGCTTGCGAGGCGAAGTTGTGCGCGAACTGGGTCACTGGCGAGCTGTCGGCCGCATTGAACAAATCGGGACTCGAAATCGCCGCTTCGCCGGTCGGTTATCAGCGCCTGGCCGGACTCCTGAAACGGATCGACGACAATACGATTTCCGGCAAGATCGCCAAGCAGGTGTTCGAAGTGATGTGGCAAGGCGAAGCCGAAGCGGACGAAATCATCGAAACGCAAGGCTTGAAGCAGATCACCGACACCGGCGCAATCGAAGCGATCATCGACAAGATCATCGCCGACAATCCTGGCCAGGTCGAACAATACCGCAGCGGCAAGGACAAAGTGTTCGGCTTTTTTGTCGGCCAGGTCATGAAAGCGATGCAAGGGAAAGCCAGCCCCGAGGAAGTCAACCGCATGCTGAAAGACAAACTGCATGGCTGA
- the gatA gene encoding Asp-tRNA(Asn)/Glu-tRNA(Gln) amidotransferase subunit GatA → MYNKTIAELAEGLRSRQFSSRELTLAYLERIGQHQALNAFITATEDLALKQAEAADARLAAGDAEPLTGIPIAHKDIFCTDGIRTSCGSKMLDNFIAPYDATVVAKLQKAGAVMLGKLNMDEFAMGSSNETSFYGPVKNPWDLNAVPGGSSGGSAAAVAARLAAGVTGTDTGGSIRQPAAFCGITGLKPTYGRVSRYGMIAYASSLDQGGPMARTAEDAAILLQSMAGFDGKDSTSVDRPVPDYRAGLTQPLDGLKIGLPKEFFGEGLSSEVASAIEAALAEYRKLGAETVEVSMPNLKLAIPAYYVIAPAECSANLSRFDGVRFGYRCSNPADLTDLYTRSRGEGFGREVKRRILMGTYALSAGYYDAYYIKAQKIRRLISDDFKNALSSVDVLMGPVAPSVAFGIGEKIGNPIEMYLSDIYTIAVNLAGLPAMSIPAGLASGKPVGLQIIGNYFAEDRLLNVAHQYQLATQWHRLTPPGFE, encoded by the coding sequence ATGTATAACAAGACCATCGCGGAGTTGGCCGAAGGGCTCCGCAGCCGGCAGTTTTCCAGCCGCGAATTGACACTGGCCTATTTGGAGAGAATCGGGCAGCATCAGGCATTGAATGCCTTCATTACGGCGACCGAAGATCTGGCGCTCAAGCAGGCCGAGGCGGCCGATGCCAGGCTTGCCGCAGGCGATGCGGAACCTTTGACCGGCATTCCGATCGCGCACAAGGATATTTTCTGCACCGATGGGATCAGGACCAGCTGCGGCTCGAAAATGCTCGACAACTTCATCGCGCCGTACGATGCGACCGTGGTCGCCAAGCTGCAAAAGGCCGGCGCGGTGATGCTCGGCAAGCTGAACATGGACGAATTCGCAATGGGTTCGTCGAACGAAACCAGCTTTTACGGCCCGGTCAAAAACCCGTGGGATCTGAACGCGGTGCCGGGCGGCTCGTCCGGCGGTTCGGCCGCGGCGGTCGCGGCCCGGCTCGCGGCGGGCGTGACCGGCACCGATACCGGCGGCTCGATCCGCCAGCCCGCCGCGTTTTGCGGGATCACCGGGCTGAAGCCGACCTACGGGCGGGTGTCGCGTTACGGGATGATCGCCTATGCGTCCAGCCTGGACCAAGGCGGACCGATGGCCCGGACGGCCGAGGATGCGGCGATTCTGTTGCAATCGATGGCGGGATTCGACGGGAAGGACTCGACCAGCGTCGACCGGCCGGTTCCCGATTACCGGGCCGGTTTAACGCAGCCCCTCGACGGCCTGAAGATCGGTTTGCCGAAGGAATTCTTCGGCGAGGGCCTGTCTTCCGAAGTCGCGTCGGCGATCGAGGCCGCGCTCGCCGAGTACCGCAAACTGGGCGCGGAAACCGTCGAGGTCTCGATGCCGAACCTGAAGCTCGCGATCCCGGCCTATTACGTAATCGCCCCGGCCGAATGTTCGGCGAACCTGTCCCGCTTCGATGGCGTGCGCTTCGGCTACCGCTGCAGCAACCCGGCCGACCTGACCGACCTTTACACCCGTTCGCGCGGCGAAGGCTTCGGGCGCGAAGTCAAGCGGCGGATATTGATGGGCACCTATGCGCTGTCGGCCGGCTATTACGATGCCTATTACATCAAGGCGCAGAAAATCCGCCGCCTGATCAGCGACGATTTCAAAAACGCGCTGTCGTCGGTCGATGTGCTGATGGGACCGGTCGCGCCGTCCGTCGCGTTCGGAATCGGCGAAAAAATCGGCAACCCGATCGAAATGTATCTGTCCGACATTTACACGATTGCGGTCAACCTGGCCGGCCTCCCGGCGATGTCGATCCCGGCGGGACTGGCTTCCGGCAAACCGGTCGGCCTGCAGATCATCGGCAATTATTTCGCCGAAGACCGTTTATTGAATGTCGCACACCAATATCAGCTTGCAACTCAATGGCATCGACTGACGCCGCCGGGTTTCGAATAG
- the gatC gene encoding Asp-tRNA(Asn)/Glu-tRNA(Gln) amidotransferase subunit GatC has product MSLTADEVKKIAHLARLGIDEQDVPHYAEDLSGMLELMAAMGAVDSANVPPMAHPLDLQQRLRNDRVTERNEREKFQAIAPQVEAGLYLVPKVIE; this is encoded by the coding sequence ATGTCGTTAACGGCAGACGAAGTAAAAAAAATCGCGCATCTGGCGCGTCTGGGAATCGACGAACAGGATGTGCCGCATTACGCGGAAGATTTGTCCGGCATGCTGGAACTGATGGCCGCGATGGGCGCGGTCGACAGCGCAAATGTGCCGCCGATGGCGCATCCTCTGGATCTGCAGCAACGGCTCAGAAACGATAGGGTGACCGAACGGAACGAACGCGAAAAATTTCAGGCGATTGCGCCGCAAGTCGAGGCCGGGCTGTATCTGGTCCCGAAAGTGATTGAATAA
- a CDS encoding rod shape-determining protein: protein MLFKRIRGIFSNDLSIDLGTANTLIYIPGQGIVLNEPSVVAIKEDKIRGAKTIAAVGADAKRMLGRTPGNITAIRPLKDGVIADFAVTERMLRFFIEKVHKSKILRPSPRILVCVPCGSTQVERRAIRESAAMAGAREVYLIEEPMSAAIGAGLPVDEACGSMVLDIGGGTSEVAVISINGIVYSSSVRIGGDRFDDAIINYVRRNYGTLIGEATAEKIKMEIGTAYPGSEVKEIEVKGRNLAEGVPRSFALNSNEILEALQEPLSGIVSTVKAALEQTPPELGADVANRGIYLTGGGALLKDIDRLIAEETGLPVFIADDPLTCVARGGGMVLEMMDKKGVSAFSLE from the coding sequence ATGCTATTCAAAAGAATTCGTGGAATTTTTTCCAACGATCTCTCTATCGACCTTGGAACCGCCAATACCTTGATCTATATCCCGGGGCAGGGCATTGTCCTGAACGAGCCCTCGGTCGTCGCGATCAAGGAAGACAAGATCCGCGGGGCCAAGACGATTGCGGCCGTCGGCGCGGACGCGAAACGCATGCTCGGCCGAACGCCCGGCAACATTACCGCGATCCGTCCGCTGAAGGACGGGGTTATCGCCGATTTTGCGGTCACCGAACGGATGCTGCGTTTTTTTATCGAAAAAGTGCATAAAAGTAAAATTTTGCGGCCGAGCCCGCGTATTCTGGTCTGCGTTCCTTGCGGCTCGACCCAGGTCGAGCGGCGCGCGATCCGCGAATCCGCGGCGATGGCCGGCGCGCGCGAAGTGTATCTGATCGAAGAACCGATGTCGGCGGCGATCGGCGCGGGGCTGCCGGTCGACGAAGCTTGCGGTTCGATGGTATTGGACATCGGCGGCGGAACCTCCGAAGTCGCGGTGATTTCGATCAACGGCATCGTCTATTCGTCCTCGGTCCGGATCGGCGGCGACCGTTTCGACGACGCGATCATCAATTACGTGCGCCGCAATTACGGCACGCTGATCGGCGAGGCGACCGCCGAAAAAATCAAGATGGAAATCGGTACCGCCTATCCGGGCAGCGAAGTCAAGGAAATCGAAGTAAAGGGCCGCAATCTGGCCGAAGGCGTGCCGCGCAGTTTCGCGCTGAACAGCAACGAAATTCTCGAAGCGCTGCAGGAGCCTTTGTCCGGCATCGTCAGCACCGTGAAGGCCGCGCTCGAACAGACGCCGCCCGAATTGGGCGCGGATGTCGCGAACCGGGGCATTTACCTGACCGGCGGCGGCGCGCTGCTGAAAGACATCGACCGGCTGATCGCGGAAGAAACCGGCTTGCCGGTATTCATCGCGGACGATCCGTTGACCTGCGTGGCCCGCGGCGGCGGCATGGTACTCGAAATGATGGACAAGAAAGGCGTCTCCGCGTTTTCTCTGGAATGA
- the mreC gene encoding rod shape-determining protein MreC → MKLLFATGPSIHTRLLFAVLASIALLFADQRTRHLESLRTTLSLLTDPIKYLVDMPTTVFRHTADSVSSYAALKKENERLREDHLMQQTRLLKLDVLEKENIRLRALLENSFKLGEQVMIAELLSVKMAPYEHIVVVNKGTRFGVHPQQPVMDENGVVGQVFRSFPMTSEVMLITDPNHAIPVQVNRNGLLTIAVGSGQTNRLILPFLPNDADIKPGDLLITSGLGGVFPQGYPVAVVDKFTSESDKPFATVTATPKAFLDRSRELMIVWSNSTPIPLVSKQAAEQNQVLQDALE, encoded by the coding sequence ATCAAACTGTTATTCGCCACCGGCCCATCGATCCATACCCGCTTGCTGTTCGCCGTTCTCGCCTCGATTGCGCTGCTGTTCGCCGATCAGAGAACCCGGCACCTGGAATCTCTGCGCACCACGCTTTCGCTGTTGACCGACCCGATCAAATATCTGGTCGACATGCCCACCACCGTGTTCCGGCATACCGCCGATTCGGTCAGTTCGTACGCGGCCCTGAAAAAAGAAAACGAGCGCTTGCGGGAAGACCATTTGATGCAGCAAACCCGGCTGCTGAAACTCGATGTGCTCGAAAAGGAAAACATTCGCCTGCGCGCGCTGCTCGAAAACTCGTTCAAGCTCGGCGAGCAGGTGATGATCGCGGAGCTGTTGTCGGTCAAAATGGCCCCTTACGAACATATCGTGGTCGTGAACAAGGGTACCCGTTTCGGGGTGCATCCGCAGCAGCCGGTGATGGACGAAAACGGCGTGGTGGGACAGGTGTTCCGGTCTTTCCCGATGACGTCGGAAGTGATGCTGATCACCGATCCGAATCATGCGATCCCGGTGCAGGTCAACCGGAACGGGCTGCTGACGATTGCGGTCGGCAGTGGCCAGACCAATCGCCTGATCTTGCCGTTCCTGCCGAATGACGCCGACATCAAGCCCGGCGATTTATTGATCACTTCCGGGCTCGGCGGCGTATTTCCGCAAGGCTATCCGGTCGCGGTCGTCGATAAATTTACCTCGGAGTCGGACAAGCCGTTCGCGACCGTGACTGCCACGCCCAAGGCGTTTCTGGACCGCAGCCGCGAATTGATGATCGTGTGGAGCAATTCGACTCCGATTCCTTTGGTCTCCAAGCAGGCCGCCGAACAGAACCAGGTACTCCAGGATGCTCTTGAATAA
- the mreD gene encoding rod shape-determining protein MreD yields the protein MLLNNKYAWGRIVITLGLAMALRIVPLPGDWAFLNPDWVLLSLIYWSLAVPERVGIFYAWSFGLLTDVLFGRLFGQYALAYSLVIFLCLKLHKRLRLFPLIQQTLFIFFCLLLSQLLLFFIKNAQHPAQLHATFWVPILTGTLCWPLVYTTLRFVRLARRVK from the coding sequence ATGCTCTTGAATAACAAGTACGCCTGGGGGCGTATCGTGATCACTCTAGGGTTGGCGATGGCCCTCAGAATCGTGCCGCTGCCCGGCGATTGGGCGTTCCTGAACCCGGACTGGGTGTTGTTGAGCCTGATTTACTGGTCGCTGGCGGTGCCGGAAAGGGTAGGCATTTTTTACGCCTGGTCGTTCGGGCTGTTGACCGACGTGTTGTTCGGCCGCTTGTTCGGCCAGTATGCGCTGGCCTATTCGCTGGTGATCTTTCTTTGCCTGAAGCTGCACAAACGCTTGCGCCTGTTTCCGCTGATACAGCAGACGCTGTTCATTTTTTTCTGTCTGCTATTGTCGCAGTTGCTCCTATTCTTCATCAAGAATGCGCAGCATCCCGCGCAATTGCATGCGACTTTTTGGGTGCCGATTCTGACCGGCACGTTGTGTTGGCCGCTGGTGTATACGACGTTGCGTTTCGTCCGCCTGGCCAGACGCGTCAAATAA
- the mrdA gene encoding penicillin-binding protein 2 yields the protein MDRVFSIKNDLAENRLFLRRIYVAMLFIGLMSAGLVVRLMYLQIVGHEHYATLAKENSIKLTPVPPTRGIIYDRNGRILAENTPSYSLELIPEQIEDMEDTLRRLQALFGLPDEKIEQFHRQRKREKRFNSVVLLPAMTDEELAKFAVSMPFFPGVEIKTHQVRHYPYYELASHVVGYVGRINETELKELPMPEYQGATHMGKLGIEKTYETQLHGTTGYAEIETNVQGRALNTLNEVKPVPGANLYLTLDIDLQKTAYDALDFYNGAVVAIDIKTGGVLVFVSRPGFDPNPFVVGIPSEDYKALNESENQPLYNRALRGLYPPGSTIKPFIALAGLEYDKVRAPQGLYCPGYYTLPGVDHRYRDWRRGGHGTVDMIRAITESCDVYFYRLAQMLGIQKMHDFLQQFGFGEKTGIDLYGEVAGLLPSPAWKQAKRKQRWYEGETLITGIGQGYHQVTPVQLARATATLANHGQVVTPFLVDKIVTAQGVQKSPEQPARIIPLKAQNLDPIVAGMINVVHSASGTAKRIGYGIPYQIAGKTGTAQVFGIKQGAKYNESQIDFKLRDNALFVAFAPADDPKIAVAVVIEHGGHGGSVAAPIAGKVIKQYLQNLHEN from the coding sequence ATGGACCGCGTGTTTTCGATCAAAAACGACTTGGCCGAGAATCGCCTGTTTCTGCGCCGCATCTATGTCGCCATGCTGTTTATCGGGCTGATGAGCGCGGGACTGGTCGTGCGTCTCATGTATCTGCAGATCGTCGGTCACGAACATTACGCGACGCTGGCGAAGGAAAACAGCATTAAGCTGACGCCGGTGCCCCCGACCCGGGGAATCATCTACGACCGCAACGGCAGGATTCTGGCCGAAAATACGCCGTCGTACAGTCTCGAACTGATTCCCGAGCAGATCGAGGACATGGAGGATACATTGAGACGGCTGCAGGCGTTGTTCGGTCTGCCGGACGAGAAAATCGAACAGTTCCACAGGCAGCGCAAACGCGAAAAACGCTTCAACAGCGTGGTATTGCTGCCTGCGATGACCGACGAGGAACTTGCGAAGTTCGCGGTATCGATGCCTTTTTTTCCGGGCGTCGAAATCAAGACGCACCAGGTGCGCCATTATCCGTATTACGAGCTTGCCTCGCATGTGGTCGGTTACGTCGGCCGCATCAACGAAACCGAATTGAAGGAATTGCCGATGCCAGAATACCAGGGCGCTACTCATATGGGTAAACTCGGCATCGAAAAAACGTATGAAACACAATTGCACGGCACGACCGGCTATGCGGAAATCGAAACCAACGTACAGGGCAGGGCGCTGAATACGCTGAACGAGGTCAAGCCGGTTCCTGGCGCGAACCTTTACCTGACGCTCGATATCGATCTGCAAAAAACCGCTTACGACGCGCTCGACTTTTACAATGGCGCCGTGGTCGCGATCGATATCAAAACCGGCGGCGTGCTGGTGTTCGTCAGCCGCCCCGGCTTCGATCCGAATCCATTCGTGGTCGGCATTCCATCCGAAGATTATAAGGCACTGAACGAATCGGAAAACCAGCCGCTGTACAACCGCGCATTGCGCGGCCTCTATCCTCCCGGATCGACGATCAAACCGTTCATCGCGCTGGCGGGGCTAGAATACGACAAGGTCCGCGCGCCGCAGGGTTTGTATTGTCCGGGATATTACACCTTGCCCGGCGTCGATCACCGCTACCGCGACTGGCGCAGGGGCGGCCACGGCACGGTCGACATGATCCGCGCGATTACCGAATCCTGTGACGTGTATTTTTACCGGCTGGCGCAAATGCTCGGCATTCAAAAAATGCACGACTTTCTACAGCAATTCGGTTTCGGCGAAAAAACGGGCATCGATCTTTACGGCGAGGTGGCGGGGTTGCTGCCGTCGCCTGCCTGGAAACAGGCGAAGAGAAAGCAGCGATGGTATGAGGGGGAGACGCTGATTACCGGGATCGGCCAGGGCTATCATCAGGTTACGCCTGTGCAACTGGCGCGGGCGACCGCGACGTTGGCCAACCACGGCCAGGTCGTCACTCCGTTCCTGGTCGATAAAATCGTTACGGCTCAGGGCGTCCAGAAGAGTCCGGAACAGCCCGCCCGCATCATTCCGCTGAAAGCGCAGAATCTCGATCCGATCGTGGCCGGCATGATCAACGTCGTGCACAGCGCTTCCGGCACTGCGAAACGGATCGGCTACGGCATTCCTTACCAGATTGCGGGCAAGACCGGCACGGCCCAGGTGTTCGGGATCAAACAGGGCGCCAAATACAACGAGAGCCAAATCGACTTCAAATTGCGCGATAATGCGCTGTTTGTGGCGTTCGCGCCGGCCGACGACCCGAAAATCGCGGTCGCGGTCGTCATCGAGCATGGCGGGCACGGCGGCTCGGTGGCGGCGCCGATTGCAGGCAAAGTGATCAAGCAATATTTACAAAACCTTCATGAAAACTGA